The Cinclus cinclus chromosome 18, bCinCin1.1, whole genome shotgun sequence genome has a segment encoding these proteins:
- the EPB42 gene encoding protein 4.2: MGQGLSIQKCDFMIPENHKKHHTEEISTERLVVRRGQPFTITVSFSAPIHNYLKQMKKTFLIVQTGPHSSRADEIQTEFPISSLGDQKQWSAAVEEQDPNFWTLCLNTPANAPIGQYTLLLRASKSPQFLGNFTLLFNPWCQDDEVFLANEAQRQEYILNQDGIIYQGDENAILAQPWDFSQFEEDMVDICFILLALAEHLQREKDPAQRKNPVHVCRAVAAMLNCNEFRILTECEPGQQYNGTPPSKWLGSSPILHQWIASKFQPVRHGRCWVFAAVLCSVLRCLGIPTRVVTGFTWAHNTKSSLSVDEYYDEDGTLLTQDKSARVWTFHVWNECWMARTDLLPEYSGWQALDATCQEKSKGLSFCGPAPVHAIKEGDAQVNYDVCYFFAAINAKCHVWIHKADDTLKPAFGGTKYIGNNISTKSVGSERCEDITQNYKYPEGSLQEKKVLDKAYRSMKELETTTSSSTQFISIPTALEEPVNIFIHLQSSSSLQLGQDITLSIEVFNHSGREKATHLVVGIQALHYSGVPIAQLWKEEFHFNLQSDSVNKLQVSVPYTWFGKELGENHLLRLTAVLRDEDSSYMYLAQEEISICDSPLTIEFPENMVQYEPSTAMISLQNPLMEPLEQCVIAVTGQGLLYRQRNYRLGSVQAKSTQELQIPFTPTRAGSRRLTARLTCLQLQNLKSYRTTNIAAA; encoded by the exons ATGGGCCAAG GTCTGAGCATCCAAAAATGTGATTTCATGATCCCAGAGAATcacaaaaaacaccacacaGAAGAAATCAGCACTGAAAGGCTCGTAGTGAGGCGGGGACAGCCATTCACCATCACTGTGAGCTTCTCAGCTCCAATACACAACTACCTGAAGCAGATGAAGAAGACTTTCCTCATCGTACAGACAG GACCACATTCTTCCAGAGCAGATGAAATCCAGACTGAATTTCCCATCTCCAGCCTGGGAGACCAGAAGCAGTGGAGTGCAGCAGTGGAGGAACAGGACCCAAACTTCTGGACCCTGTGTTTGAACACCCCTGCCAATGCCCCCATTGGCCAGTACACTCTGCTTTTACGTGCCTCCAAATCCCCTCAATTCCTGGGCAACTTCACCCTCCTCTTTAATCCCTGGTGCCAAG ATGATGAGGTGTTCTTGGCCAATGAGGCACAGCGGCAGGAGTACATTTTGAACCAAGATGGCATCATCTACCAGGGGGATGAAAATGCAATCCTAGCCCAACCTTGGGACTTCAGTCAG TTTGAGGAGGATATGGTTGATATCTGCTTCATACTGCTGGCTCTAGCGGAGCACttgcaaagagaaaaggatCCTGCCCAGCGCAAAAACCCCGTCCACGTCTGCCGAGCAGTTGCTGCCATG CTGAACTGCAATGAGTTTAGAATCCTGACGGAATGTGAGCCTGGGCAACAATATAATGGGACACCCCCTTCCAAGTGGCTGGGAAGCAGCCCCATCCTCCACCAGTGGATTGCATCAAAATTCCAGCCTGTCCGCCACGGGAGGTGCTGGGTGTTTGCTGCAGTCCTGTGTTCAG TTCTGAGGTGCCTGGGAATTCCTACCAGGGTGGTCACTGGATTTACGTGGGCTCACAACACCAAGAGCAGCCTGAGTGTGGATGAGTATTATGATGAAGATGGGACACTGCTTACACAGGACAAGAGTGCTCGTGTGTG GACCTTCCATGTTTGGAATGAATGCTGGATGGCTCGGACAGATTTGCTACCAGAGTACAGTGGGTGGCAGGCACTGGATGCCACCTgccaggaaaaaagcaaag GTCTATCCTTCTGTGGGCCAGCCCCTGTTCATGCCATCAAGGAAGGGGACGCCCAAGTTAATTATGATGTCTGCTACTTCTTTGCTGCCATCAATGCCAAGTGTCATGTCTGGATACACAAGGCAGATGACACCCTCAAGCCAGCTTTTGGTGGCACAAAATACATCGGTAACAACATCAGCACCAAGAGCGTTGGCAGTGAACGCTGTGAGGACATCACACAAAACTACAAGTATCCTGAAG GttctctccaggaaaaaaaagtacttgACAAAGCCTACAGAAGTATGAAGGAACTTGAGAcaaccaccagcagcagcacacagttTATCTCCATTCCTACTGCTTTGGAAGAGCCAGTCAACATTTTCATCCACCTCCAGTCAAGTAGCTCTTTGCAACTGGGACAAGATATTACACTTTCCATTGAAGTGTTTAACCACAGTGGTAGAGAAAAGGCTACTCATCTGGTAGTTGGGATCCAGGCTCTGCACTATAGTGGTGTGCCCATTGCCCAGCTTTGGAAGGAAGAGTTTCATTTTAATCTCCAAAGTGATTCAG TCAACAAGCTGCAGGTCTCTGTGCCTTACACCTGGTTTGGAAAAGAGCTGGGAGAGAACCACCTGCTCAGGCTGACTGCAGTGCTGAGAGACGAGGACTCCTCCTACATGTACTTGGCACAGGAAGAAATCAGCATTTGTGATTCCCCTCTCACCATTGAG TTCCCAGAAAACATGGTCCAGTATGAGCCAAGCACAGCAATGATCAGCCTCCAGAACCCCCTCATGGAACCCCTGGAGCAGTGTGTGATAGCAGTCACAGGGCAAGGGCTCCTTTACAGACAAAGGAATTACAG GCTGGGCTCTGTGCAAGCTAAAAGCACCCAAGAGCTGCAAATCCCATTCACCCCTACCCGAGCAGGGTCCAGAAGACTCACTGCACGTCTTACTTGCCTCCAGCTCCAGAACCTCAAGAGCTACAGAACTACCAACATTGCAGCTGCCTGA